In the Uranotaenia lowii strain MFRU-FL chromosome 1, ASM2978415v1, whole genome shotgun sequence genome, TTGAATGATCCCCGACAACCAAAATCTTCCTCCCGACTCAGCCTGGAGGACGAAGGCATCGGAGCGGATCGTGAATCGCTGGGCAAAGGTTCACCGCTCGGCTTTAGTTCCGAATCCGATCGACACCCACCCCGTACCGATTCGATGATGAGTGATTGCATCGGATCGTTACCGAAGACACCGGAACCGACCCCGTTCTTCGGTGGTGGAACAATCATCCTCAATGGGTCCTACAGCACCGGTCGGACCCTGTCCCTCAAACCGACGCTGCTAACGCTGAATATACTGGGTATCCCGGAGTGTCATCTGCGAAAGCATTTGCTGTTTGCGTTACCTCCGGAGTACAAGCGGATGAAAATGGACGTAAGTTTTTCGATTAAATTAACCAAATCTTGGataaattttcacacatttgaTTTAAACTTTTCCGACAGCTGGTGCGAAAGACGAGCGACCGAGGCAAGGACATGTTCACGCTGGCAGTTTACAGCCTCAGCCCGAGGGCTCCAAAGAATCCGGAATGGTTGAAACGAGCTGCTACGCCTGAGTTGGAAGGTGAGTCATTGTAACGAATAAGGAATTCTTCTAAATTTCAGTCCGTCTATAATTATGGAAATTCTGAGGACGCCTTCCGTAAAAACACACCTTCAATGATTAACTAGGCTATTAGTACATTAGAGCCATTTAAAATTGTCGGCAGGATGGAATTATACCAACTCAAATATAGCAACCTAAACAAATGGAAACATATACCTTGTGCCCATCTACACCTTGGTAGACATGTTCGTCGCCAGTATGACTCTTAGTTATATTCTCACCCGTGTTATTTTCACTTCATCCCACGCAAGAGAAAACGCATTCAGATCTATCAGTCtgatttccaatattttgacaCCAGAAAATGTATTTCTTAATGGAAATTTAGCATCATGGATTCACTTGTGGGCTGTTTGTGTAAATCaaacgattgttttgcataaattttgAGGTCTCAATAGTCCATAAACATTTGACTTAGGTCACAAGGATTCTAactgcaaacatttttttgttcctCTAAGATAAAATAGGGAAGGGCTAAaatcagaattgaaatatttagagATTATAATAGgctcaaagctatcatggaatGCACAGATGCGTTTAATCGCTAAACATACAGCAGCTTTGGGCTCTCttccattgagaagaaaaagGTCGTAAAAcataatgaacaaaaaaaaacaatcaatatcGATCAAAAAAGATGTCCCTGATAGTGAACCCATTTGCCCTCCAAAATGTATGGTGCTTCAATCCtatgtgaaattttctttctaccAACCGGGGTTTCAGTTGGtctaaaagatttcaaaattctattcattttattaattcaaaaatttgcaattattccacaaacacaaaaaaatcgatttccgGAGTTAAAAGTCGTTGTAAATGCCGAGAGTTTCAGTCATTCCAAAAGGTTTTTTAACCTATTCAATAACAGAACCGTTTTATCTCCATCCCCCGAACCAGATTGTCACGGTTTCGACGAGTTTGCGGACATACTGGCCGGGCCGTACGGCAAGTGTCTGTACAGTTTGGCACCGATGAGCGACGGGCAACGATCGTCACGGGCCTCTACGCCGGAAAGTGAATTTTTCGGCTTCGACAGCACCATTTCAATAACTCGTCGCATCTTGGAAGATCCGAGCGATTTTGAGGATTTCGTTGATGCACTGGAACAGCTACCAGCGGAGGAGCCACGTGAAAAGCCGTTTGAACCCGAAAGGACTATTGGGAATGTTTCACAGGACCAGGTTGTTTCTACAGATAAACCTTTGGAAGCTGTGTTAGCTGAGAAAAGTGCTGAAGAGGTTCCGTTAGAAGCAAACGCAGTCCAGCAGTCCAACTCTCAACAGTCTACCCCGACGCGTACAATGTCCAGGGATTCAGGCATATCGGATGAGCAGAATGAGCGTCGCGAAAGTCGATCCAAGGAAGGCAGTCCGGAACCAGGGATAGTTGTCAGTAACCCTGCTCAAGAACCGGCAGTTGCACCGACCGTAGAACTCGAGTCCGCATTGACCAGTGCCAAATACATTCAAAGCGTTGCGGAAGCTAAGGAGCTCATCGAGAAGGTCAATAATTGGCACCGGAAATTAAAACCCATTTTGATTCAATCGGAGAAACGAAACCACTTTGACATCCATGCTTACGGAACAGAAATTATTGATTCGTTTCCAGCAGATGTGGAACCTGAAAAGGCGGCGCCCATCAATTTTGCCCACGTTATGGAAAACAAACAACAGGACTGCACAGCACGGTACTTCCTGTCGATGTTAATGCTTGCAAACACGAATAACGTGCAGATTGTGACGAACAATCAGGACGCACATAGGTTAACCACGAAAAAAGACATAGAACTGCGATTGCTCAGCCGAAAGAGACACCACCAGGAAATGGAATCGATGGGCGAACGTATACCATGTGATAATACTCCGTCCGGAAAGGcggcaaacaaaattaaatctcCACGGGGGAAAAAACGAAAACGTTTGCTCGAAGACGGAGAAGACGATGGAGTTATGTTTGAGGAATGTAACGGCGACGAGTTGAGCGGGATTCAGCGGTTGCGAAGTGCTAACGAAGACGATGATTCCGAAGACGAAGATTTTCTAGAACGTATACGTCAAATTTACCCGGACATGAACGGAGAGGAAACCAGACGAAAACGGATAGCTTTCCAGCGGGGTATGCGACATTGTACGTACGGAATAGCAACAACCGACGAACCGCTACCCGTCTCTTCTAAAGAACAAACTGCTGAAAATGCAGCTTGTCCGGTTTCAAACGATGGTGAGCAAATTCTCAATAACTCAACACAACCGGCCTCAGCACAAATTCCGAATGATTCTCCCAGTCTTGGCAATTTGTCTGAAAAACAAGTTGAGGATACTAGCGTGGAACGACCCAATCCGACGGACACACAAATTGAAATGGAAGACGAAATCCTCTCGGTCGATCTACTCACGAATGAAGCTGTGATAGGGCCGCCGATCGGTGTCCCCGTTGACGAGCAGGAACCTTGCTGCTCCAAAAGcatcatttcggtttccgaaTCCGGGTACCAATCAATGATGGGTCTCGGCGAATGCTAGTAGAGGTAATGGTTAAAATGTTTTTggctattatttttttctcacgcTCTTTTTTTCTTAGTAGTAGGACCAAACTTCCGGGCACCGTCAACATCATCAGCGTACCGTACGGTGAGTTATTTTTACATCTTAGAACACCGGCGTCAAATTatcgaaaataattttatttgttgatTAGATCATATGCAGTTTCCAGAACAAATTGTGTCGTTTTAGGCGTTAAGTAAAAAATCTCTTTAACTCCACACTTTTTTGTTGGATATAAgctgaaaaattagttttaagtttGCTTTTTTGTGCACCTCCTTACAGTGACGCAAATGTATTCCTTCAGATTTAGTTCAGTTGTATCAACGCATTTGATTTCGTACCAGGTACCAGTGAAGTTTCTTTTCTttgaacaaagcaaaaacatcTTGACAGCCATATTTTTGGTTAACACTTTTCGTACTCgaatttatttctttatttacaAGCATCTAATGTTTCCTTTAACATACTAGAAATTTTCATATACATTTGCTTTATGCTTATTTCCATTTACACTTttgcattttcattttttctaagtGCAACCTGCACGTTCACTACTTTAATTtactagaactagaacaaaCCCAACCCCAATGACGCTTTTCGGAAAAGTAGAAATAGCAACCGTTCAGATatccagtgattttttttttcaaacttaacaGATAAAACTTTTCgaggttagaaaaaaaaatatgtacataGGCAAAACTTGGACAGTTAAAGAGTTTAGGGAGCTGTGTGTAGCCAATATCTATTCTGGACTATTTTAGAAAGCACACACGTGACAGGCGAATAgagaaaataaacttgaaacttattgtaaaaatcggtatattttgtaataaaataaatcaaagttgACTTTTGTTGTTCTACTTCCCCTAGCTGATAAATTCACAGTTATTCAAACTAAACTTAAGCTTACCTTCTTCAGTCTTGTGTATGTACAACAACGATATCAAACGCTTTCCGAAACGTCTGCAATAAATAGAAAACGGgaaagaaatttgaattaaattaacttAGATTTGTgcacaaaaaattgatttgggtGCATCAAGCATACAGTCAATAAGAACATTAAAAATGCTTTTAGCACGACGAGcaatagaaaaaatgttttaaagcttGCGAGTTGATGATCTGAGGAAGGCAAAAATCGGTAATGAGCACCAGGTTAGTCAAAGCAGCAGCCTGCCTACGATATATGGAATAAGAAAAGGAAGTTAAACAATTTTGTAGACGAAAAAAGAGGGCCTGAACAAACTCCTTCCCAAAAAGCCTCCACTAATAGAGATATTCCTTCTTGTACGACATTTTTCGACGCCTTAGTGTATTCCGATCCTGACGATCATGTGGGGATTACATCCGAACGCTACGAAAAATACTGGAATTAACGAATTCCAAGACGCTCTCCGCTGGTGTTTGTTGATGTTGAAAAAGCATTCGATCTactgaaccatgaaaacatctgaaCCATACGGCTCTAAGACCCGTAGAATCGCTAATTTTTATGATAATCCGttgaaaatccgtaggaaatgctgaaaatgcGTAGATTTCGAACATCGATCCGAAGAAGTGCTCAAAATCCGTAGGTCTACAGAGTACAACAGTCAATTTGGCGCTATTTGGTATCCAAACTCGCGGCTCAAGACCACTGCAAGGGatcaatgacctctcctctaacgactaaagatcttggctccgcttggtttggctcgaggctCACTCCTCTTTgcccgaatcgagagcagcttatcctagactcgcgcctgtcacagcacacgtccggggctttacgaaagaTCCTTGGATcattcccggcgaagacgtcatcctacagcgactcgagtgactcactAGCCACTGAAATACGCatagttgacgagaaccttggttGGAAGCGAGTGAAGATGCACAGACTGTGGTGCAAGGACACAATGCCTTTGAGAACCCGagcagatcgaacagatcaaaCTAAACGTTGGAATGAGGCGCCATCATAATTTGCAATCGAAGCGGCAATCGGTTATATGAAATGTGACCAAAcccctgaaatcaattgccaaaattgcataCAAAAAAAAGCTCACCTAAACCTTGGTATTCCAGTTGCTTCCATCCTCCGGTAGCAGATTGTTCGTGATCAGCAGCACGATATCGACGATCCACCAGATGCCGATTCCACCGAGCGTTAGCAGCTTTCCGACTGCGGTTCCCGTCTGGCCCAAACAGAACCGGTCCATTCCCAGGAAGCCCAACAGGATGCTGTATAGTAGGGTGGTCACGAAATAGTGATCCGTGTACCGCACGCAGGGAACTCCATCCCGCATAAACTCTCTAGGACCAAAGCACTCGATCTGATCGAACACCAAACACTTGACCTTGGTCGTTTCGACGTCGTCGTAGTAGACGCCCCCGAACTTGACACACCCGTGCCCGAGCTCTTCCTTGGCCGTGTGGTTTCCCTTGTGGTCGACCGGTTCGTCGCAATCCATGAAATCGAGCGGCAGGAAGGAACATTTCACGAGCGGCCCTAGTGGGTTGAACTCGTTCGACTGGTTAATCGAGGACGATGACGAGGAACCGTCCCGGGCATTGTCCTTGGTTATTTGGGCAGTTTCCACGATCAGAATGCTGGTTATCAGCAACAGGAACAGACGTTTTTTCACCATTTTCCGTgagatttggtcaatttggctGGTGCTTTTTCTgcaaacttttttgttattgttatgATTTTTGTAAGGGAATCCTAGCGTAATACTTCAATTGGTCCAAATTTAAATCACGACAAACATTTTAACAAGATTTTTCTTGAGTACTTTTAAATAtccgtttttttatttgtaaggaTAGCTAATATTAATTATATGAAAAAACGTTTGAAATAACTAAAaagaggaaaattttcaaacgcaaTTTGTGAACATACACCCTTTTCACGTGTCAATATGAATTGCAGTATGTTCAAATGTTTACCCCTTCAGAAACAGTTTCTATGGTTTGTTTACAATATTattattgaatgaatttttcatttatattagctggtaaaatttcaacagcagttttcttcaattaaaaaatgaaacaatcacCGTGAAAACATGAACGTAAAAATTTACCTATCGTCGAAGCTGATCGAACAATGCACCTTCTGCCAGCTGTACGGATTGATCGAGGTCCAGCGAGATGAGATCCGTTTCGTGGTGCTTGACAACAAACTTCTGCACGGTACCTATCTGATAGGGGAAATCAGCAGCAACGAGGTCGAATATCGGCGGCAGTTATACGATGATACCGACCCGGCGGCGACGATAACCCGCCAACCGGACATCCTGCAGACGGAGCAAAACTTCCTGAGGCTATCGATTTCCGAGAAGGGCAAAATCCGGCATGTCATTACCAAAGTTAAGGGCGTCACGATCGAAACGCTCAATAAAGTTCTCATAATTTACGATACCCTCGGGTTCGCGAATTTGGCCGAAAATCAGCTGAACGAGGATGAACAGGACAGTGACCTGCTGCATCTGGCTAGTTTGATAAAATCCTCTAAGCCGCCACAAAACGTTCCACTCAAGCAACTGTTTCGGGGCGTCTTGGATAGTGGGACCGgtcaaatgttcaaatttatagGGGAACCGATACGATTGCTGCTAGGGTTGATTTTCCGTAAGACCGCACTGTTTTATCACTTCTCGGAATGGAATTCCAGCATCCAAATTAAAGGATACGAAGGGTAAGATTGTGACCAAATGATTAATGTCCTTATAAGTTCCGTTTCTGACTTGGAATCCTTTAATTTCAGTGCGAAATGGTCCCTTCTTTTCGATATTGGCTTCGGAGTGGCCATTTTTTCTTTAGTATTATGGTTCGGTAATCCAGGAGCTTATTTCATGGAGTACGCTGAGGTCAGTGAGGAACCAAGTAAAACGCCCTTGAGGCACACTTACTCTAACTTTTCTTGTTCGAAACTTCAGCTGGTCGTGCACTATTTGCGGGAGCTTCTGCAAACTCTTCGAGGAAGCCCGATTGGACTGAAACTGAACGCCCCGCTGAACGATTTCTTCCTGAACTGCTTCCTGTACCACGTGGAGCTCTGGTGGACGTTCCTCATCATTGTGTCGCCCGCCATACGGTTCCTGTTCATTCCACTGTCGATCCTGGGTTTGCTAGGATTGTCCTTCCAGCTAGCGATGCTCTCGGATTTGATCATTCTGATAAGCTTACACGCACACTGCTTCTACATCTACGCAGctgtgtaagattttttttttcttctaacaaGTCTCAAGTTTTATGATAGCATTTGTAACATTTCACAGTCTCTACCGGATAGAGGTCGGTGGTCTTCTTGCTCTCTACCGGATAGTGCTCGGTAAGAAGAAGAACGTCCTGAGGGACCGGGTGGAATCGCACGAGTACATGAATCGGCAGCTTTTCCTGGCTACCCTCACCTTCGCGGTTTTGCTGTTCCTACTGCCAACGATTCTCGTCTACTATGTAGTATTTGCCACTGTAAGTTCACCTTGAAAAACGACTGACGAGAACCagctaattttttgttttttatcccCAGCTTCGTTTCGCAATATTCTGTGCCTCGTTCCTGCTCATGACGGTAAGGCGAATCATATTACGGTTTCCCTTCGATGGAATGATCCGTTGGATTCAGGGGGTCTACACCAATTTGGAAAGTTTGGAGATCTACAACATAGGGTCCTATGCAAAAGAAAACATCACCATAATTTATATCGCGCCCAGATCCAGTAGTTTTTGGGGTAGTCTATCGGTGACTGGCGGCAGTAAACTGAGTCAGAAAAATGGTCTCAACGGAACGATTTCAATTGGAAAATTCTTCGGCAGTTTAGTGCGGGGAGAAATGGTCCCGTTTATACAACCAGACGAAAGCTTGCATCGTTTGAAGGAAGAGAAGATTGACTGATGAATGCGACGACGGAAATAAACATGtccttattttgaactttttgttttcttaattaTTCTAATTACAAAACGTGGAATATTTTTGGAACCAGCAATTAAAttcgatattttgaaaattctgaaattgtaTACAATATCTAAATTTCGAAGATACCCCCTATAAACTCCTTCCTTTCGCGTTTGTAGCTACGTTTGCTTTTTTTGTTagcaaaattcttcaaatgacAGGTCAAACACAATCATAAAATGTTGCTTAATTGTCACCATTAGATATATTTGCTTTAAAGAAATTGCTCACCTTCCGTTCGATTCCGTCAACTAACCCGTTCCATTCTCGGCCGTTCCACCGAACAGAGAACTGAACAGCTCATTTTTTGCTTCATCCGTCCACTCGTGGCGATCTTCCGGGGCCATAAAGTTGACCAGTTTTTTGTGAACGACATATCTAGTGAAAATAAAGCGATGAGTTAATGTACCTGACCTTTTCTGAAGTGCCTCATCTATATAAAGTACCTAATTTTACGCCCCTTGGAAGCCCTGGTGTCCACCTGTTTCTTCATCTTACTGCGAAGTTTCTGTAGTTCGGCCAATTTGGCCCCAATCTCCTGAGGGTTCTCGACCGTGTTCGACTTGAACTCGATCAGTTCTCTCAACAGAGCGTGATAGAAATCgctatcatcaaaaatttctccACTGAATACGGGTTCCGGTTCGTTCGAGTTTTCCGAATCGATTGCCACCGGTTGTGTCGGTTTCTCGAACAGTTCGTAACCCCCTCGGTATTGTTGGGTTTTCTTGATCAATTCGTCTTTCGCCAGAAGACTACTTTCTATTTTCCGAATGATGTTCATTGTTTGGTTGGCATTCTTTATGTTGCTAGAAGCTCTGACTCGATCGTGCCATTTTTGAATGACATCGTTTCGGTAGGGTTTGAAACAGGAAAAGTTATTGCTGATGGTCGTTTCAAACTCATGTAATCGACGAGTTTTGGCATCTTTCTTTCCTGATAAATCTTTTGATTTCCTCTTGCTACCAGGTTTAAGAAGATTTTTAGTTTCAGGAAATCGACTAGCAAGAAGACCTTGTAGCTCAAGTAGATTGCTAAGGGTTGAATCTACCGATTTCAATATCCCATCAGatgtttctttaaatttatcatCACGAAGGAAAGCGGTGAACTTTTCTCCCGTAGGTAATGAATTTGCGGTTACAATAGAGGATTGCATTTTTATGCGCATCTCCAGAAGTCGTTCCCACATTTGAAGCTGATTCTGAACGCAAATTCCCTTCTGTATCGATTCCTGGCGATTTTCGTCCTGGAGTAACTTTTGGGAAGGCATTTGGCTGCTCGAGTTTCCCAAGAAATCTCCCAAGTTAAATTGATCGTCGTCGATCTCGGAATCGTCCTCTTCTCCACTATCTTCCTCCTCGCTTTCAACATCGTCTTCAAACTCTGAGCCTTCATCTTGCTCGCTGGAATTTTCCGGTGACTTCAATCTCACAAATGCTCCGGGCCTAATGGTATCGTGCTCTCCTTCCGACTCATCAACGTCTTCCATCATATCCTCTACATCCGATCTGTCTTCTTTGTCGGAATCCTCAGAGCCGATTTCATCCTCGAAAACGTCTTTCCTCGACGAAACCTTACCCTGGTACTTTTGATCCACCGAGTCCAACAGTTGCGCGTTTTGCTTCCGGATGTCGCTGAGTCCTCGGCGCGATATCCGCTCCAGCTCCAAGTCATTTTCGTCGAACTCGGTCAGTCGAGGTCGCGTGGAACCACCTCCtccatcgtcatcgtcatctgCTTCGGATGAATCAGACCCGGGGCCAGCAAAACCCAGTCCTCGTTGGCCGGTCAGCTGAGCGTGAATCTTCTCCGAAACGGTCTTCGGGGTGCGGCCTTTTGGCttgaatttctgcatttttttatgatttttaatcacTGTACGGAACAAATCCTAAAAAACCTGGAATCGTTCCGATAAATCTGTTTAAAGTCGGACGCACATGGTTTCCATTTATTTACGTTTGAATACACTGAGCGAAATGATGAGAACATAATtgtgaaatttggcatatgttttatttttaaagttaattaaATGTTGCGGTAACTTCCGAAATAGCCCAACTTGAGTATCTACTATTATTTTTAACTTACTTACTCATTTATACTTACTTAATGTTTCCGcaccgatcctccggtgcatataGGGCcttggtaaaagacctccattgttgacgatccggaaccAACGTGTTTACTTtgtcccagtcaagactctcgtcgacaattcaactaattataaaaaaaattataatgaaaattcaaGTAACAGAAATTTAGTATTTTATAGATCCGGTTGATCCGTGATGTGGTCAAAATCAGTATAGATCTGACATAAATGGTCGGAGATGAGTGATGTTTATACAAATAGTTGATTGGATGGGAATTCagcaaaggtaaaaaaaataattcgttgAGTTGTTAAAAAAGCAAatctgtgaaaaaataatgctataaaatattaaattttatatacatcttcaatcttcaatcaatAACAAGGTTTGAGAAACTCTTGCCAGTGGGTACAACTGGGAGGGAATGTAAAATGTTTGCGAAATCGACATTTCTCTGCAGTTTGACAACATTTTGACGCATCCCGCAAGTtgtattttgttgttttatctTTCATTCGCACCCGAAAATTAAGCAAAGGATTCAGCAAAAAACTAACTCAAGAATGAaatctttttgttttatttcaataaatcgTTTTAAATAAGTGAACTAATTACTCAATTCAGTTATACGAAATTGCACCAAGTGGGCGCGTAGATTTGAAGTGAAAATTAAATCCGGAATTGCGGCAGAAGAGCCAATCGAAGTTAAAAGTTTGGCGCCACCAACAAAATCCGAATGACGTGGAGAAAGTTCCATTAGCAAGAAATCAAACCATAAATCTTAGCCAATATTTTGTCAAGTATTCTACgtaaaacttcataaaaatgtTCGAAATCAGTGATACACAGAGTAAGTCTGGTCATTCTTCTTTACAAAAAGGAaggaaatgattcaaaattgtaTCTCTGTTTTTCAGAAATCGGTGTTGGGTTGGCCGGGTTCGGAGTGGCCTTCCTGTTTCTGGGAGTGCTACTGCTGTTCGATAAAGGTCTACTAGCTATAGGAAATGTATAATTCACATTTGTTGTAATAATAAGCTATCAAATTGAACTAACATTTGACCCCTTTCAGATACTCTTCATCTGCGGCCTGGCCTGTGTGATTGGTCTGGAACGGACGTTCCGGTTCTTTTTCCAGAAGCACAAGGTCAAGGCATCGATAGCGTTCTTCGGTGGAATCGTGATCGTGCTTGTCGGCTGGCCCTTGATTGGAATGTTGATTGAAACGTACGGCTTCATTCTGCTGTTCAGTGGATTCTTTCCAGTGGCTATCAACTTCCTGCGGCGGGTGCCGATTCTTGGCAGTTTCCTGAATATGCCGGGCGTTAGTAAGgtaaaattatctcaaatttaCTATTTTGACTACTCATCGATTCAACTAAAACTggaaaatatggattttcaCTTTGTTCCAGATTGTGGACCGATTGGCAGGAGATTCGAATCGAACTACGGTATGATAGCAATAAGCTAAGATCAATTCATCCCTAGACTAGAGTGGGTAAGGATTAAATTATGTATATCGTCGTAAGTCAAGCGGCTCTCGGCCATTTAaagtaaaccaaaaaaaaaatctaacaaatcaATCACTTTGGTTTGCACTTGTTTTTCATTAGTTTCCTTTGCTGCGGATTCGCGCACGATGaagatttaaattgaaaaataa is a window encoding:
- the LOC129737571 gene encoding uncharacterized protein LOC129737571, translating into MKRKLNTLELRRLKEEGGRGAAECDVEDDGPVTPSKRGRKSVAPSSSPKRSGGKTTKSSVAGFGKRARKEDPRENQDLSKEEIALMFMEVSEKIDRCFDFDLQKWLNRYESLGGGINFPEAAMLIMSAAQIYGRKVDYLEDMILHMDQDQKGREECLREEGGDAMEGPSKSTTGRKRRFQPQSLSDCFTDLEFSCVDGKMLSIESLVTKVDRVTVDGRNKFQQMQELCNELRSMPTKQRRQEILNRLRDEANIPPIMSSHTAARKNQVLDLESGETIGTRYDYQVYLNFIDVRTGSLIPEHDLKKFFQRCDVIDYLYEQQEFDSKRCKRMGQPEPEKVFPLKPREFKIYIPPDYLQNKYRIRVHDTSDFDNALHQAKSSNYRQDPILTLMKSRFADQAKLPEFDEPLAVENCNDDVEPENISFDNVLTSSIVENVAVPVENVPDPSLANESKDSPRQDGTTADSTDSTASVTIEESPNDSTKQIDSNDSSHNDINTSACDSVFDEPEYPLMEISDLPDSNQTTDLNTSTSLTDPHSDLNTSLSHANQPKSKESSPEPELMALECRSLNGTDSLNDPRQPKSSSRLSLEDEGIGADRESLGKGSPLGFSSESDRHPPRTDSMMSDCIGSLPKTPEPTPFFGGGTIILNGSYSTGRTLSLKPTLLTLNILGIPECHLRKHLLFALPPEYKRMKMDLVRKTSDRGKDMFTLAVYSLSPRAPKNPEWLKRAATPELEDCHGFDEFADILAGPYGKCLYSLAPMSDGQRSSRASTPESEFFGFDSTISITRRILEDPSDFEDFVDALEQLPAEEPREKPFEPERTIGNVSQDQVVSTDKPLEAVLAEKSAEEVPLEANAVQQSNSQQSTPTRTMSRDSGISDEQNERRESRSKEGSPEPGIVVSNPAQEPAVAPTVELESALTSAKYIQSVAEAKELIEKVNNWHRKLKPILIQSEKRNHFDIHAYGTEIIDSFPADVEPEKAAPINFAHVMENKQQDCTARYFLSMLMLANTNNVQIVTNNQDAHRLTTKKDIELRLLSRKRHHQEMESMGERIPCDNTPSGKAANKIKSPRGKKRKRLLEDGEDDGVMFEECNGDELSGIQRLRSANEDDDSEDEDFLERIRQIYPDMNGEETRRKRIAFQRGMRHCTYGIATTDEPLPVSSKEQTAENAACPVSNDGEQILNNSTQPASAQIPNDSPSLGNLSEKQVEDTSVERPNPTDTQIEMEDEILSVDLLTNEAVIGPPIGVPVDEQEPCCSKSIISVSESGYQSMMGLGEC
- the LOC129737596 gene encoding LOW QUALITY PROTEIN: uncharacterized protein LOC129737596 (The sequence of the model RefSeq protein was modified relative to this genomic sequence to represent the inferred CDS: deleted 3 bases in 3 codons), whose protein sequence is MNVKIYLSSKLIEQCTFCQLYGLIEVQRDEIRFVVLDNKLLHGTYLIGEISSNEVEYRRQLYDDTDPAATITRQPDILQTEQNFLRLSISEKGKIRHVITKVKGVTIETLNKVLIIYDTLGFANLAENQLNEDEQDSDLLHLASLIKSSKPPQNVPLKQLFRGVLDSGTGQMFKFIGEPIRLLLGLIFRKTALFYHFSEWNSSIQIKGYEGAKWSLLFDIGFGVAIFSLVLWFGNQELISWSTLSWSCTICGSFCNSSRKPDWTETERPAERFFLNCFLYHVELWWTFLIIVSPAIRFLFIPLSILGLLGLSFQLAMLSDLIILISLHAHCFYIYAAVLYRIEVGGLLALYRIVLGKKKNVLRDRVESHEYMNRQLFLATLTFAVLLFLLPTILVYYVVFATLRFAIFCASFLLMTVRRIILRFPFDGMIRWIQGVYTNLESLEIYNIGSYAKENITIIYIAPRSSSFWGSLSVTGGSKLSQKNGLNGTISIGKFFGSLVRGEMVPFIQPDESLHRLKEEKID
- the LOC129737604 gene encoding protein Aatf is translated as MQKFKPKGRTPKTVSEKIHAQLTGQRGLGFAGPGSDSSEADDDDDGGGGSTRPRLTEFDENDLELERISRRGLSDIRKQNAQLLDSVDQKYQGKVSSRKDVFEDEIGSEDSDKEDRSDVEDMMEDVDESEGEHDTIRPGAFVRLKSPENSSEQDEGSEFEDDVESEEEDSGEEDDSEIDDDQFNLGDFLGNSSSQMPSQKLLQDENRQESIQKGICVQNQLQMWERLLEMRIKMQSSIVTANSLPTGEKFTAFLRDDKFKETSDGILKSVDSTLSNLLELQGLLASRFPETKNLLKPGSKRKSKDLSGKKDAKTRRLHEFETTISNNFSCFKPYRNDVIQKWHDRVRASSNIKNANQTMNIIRKIESSLLAKDELIKKTQQYRGGYELFEKPTQPVAIDSENSNEPEPVFSGEIFDDSDFYHALLRELIEFKSNTVENPQEIGAKLAELQKLRSKMKKQVDTRASKGRKIRYVVHKKLVNFMAPEDRHEWTDEAKNELFSSLFGGTAENGTG
- the LOC129737628 gene encoding vesicle transport protein GOT1B, whose product is MFEISDTQKIGVGLAGFGVAFLFLGVLLLFDKGLLAIGNILFICGLACVIGLERTFRFFFQKHKVKASIAFFGGIVIVLVGWPLIGMLIETYGFILLFSGFFPVAINFLRRVPILGSFLNMPGVSKIVDRLAGDSNRTTV